A genomic region of Klebsiella sp. RIT-PI-d contains the following coding sequences:
- the minD gene encoding septum site-determining protein MinD, which produces MARIIVVTSGKGGVGKTTSSAAIATGLAQKGKKTIVIDFDIGLRNLDLIMGCERRVVYDFVNVIQGDATLNQAMIKDKRTENLYVLPASQTRDKDALTREGVEKVLDELKGMDFDFIVCDSPAGIETGALMALYFADEAIITTNPEVSSVRDSDRILGILASKSRRAENGDEPIKEHLLLTRYNPGRVSRGDMLSMEDVLEILRIKLVGVIPEDQSVLRASNQGEPVILDTVSDAGKAYADTVDRLLGEERPFRFVEEEKKGFLKRLFGG; this is translated from the coding sequence ATGGCACGCATTATTGTAGTTACTTCGGGTAAAGGGGGCGTTGGCAAGACCACCTCCAGCGCGGCCATCGCTACAGGTTTAGCCCAGAAGGGTAAAAAAACCATCGTTATTGATTTCGATATCGGCCTGCGTAACCTCGATTTAATTATGGGTTGTGAGCGGCGCGTGGTTTACGATTTCGTTAACGTGATTCAGGGCGATGCCACGCTGAATCAGGCAATGATTAAAGACAAGCGCACGGAGAACCTCTACGTTCTTCCGGCGTCGCAAACGCGTGATAAAGACGCGTTGACCCGCGAAGGCGTCGAAAAAGTGCTTGATGAGCTAAAGGGAATGGATTTTGATTTCATTGTCTGCGACTCACCGGCCGGTATAGAAACCGGGGCGCTGATGGCCCTCTATTTTGCGGATGAAGCCATTATTACCACCAACCCGGAAGTCTCATCGGTGCGTGACTCCGATCGTATTCTGGGTATTCTGGCCTCCAAATCACGCCGGGCAGAAAATGGTGATGAACCAATTAAAGAGCATCTGTTGTTAACCCGCTACAACCCAGGGCGCGTGAGCAGAGGTGATATGTTAAGCATGGAAGACGTGCTGGAAATTCTGCGCATCAAATTAGTTGGTGTGATCCCGGAAGACCAGTCCGTCCTGCGCGCTTCCAACCAGGGGGAGCCTGTCATTCTGGATACCGTTTCAGATGCGGGCAAAGCATACGCCGATACGGTGGATCGCCTGTTGGGAGAAGAACGCCCTTTCCGCTTCGTTGAAGAAGAGAAGAAAGGTTTCCTCAAGCGCCTGTTCGGAGGATAA
- a CDS encoding translesion error-prone DNA polymerase V autoproteolytic subunit, which yields MFIQPAELRPIVLLPLFSDLVQCGFPSPAQDYVEQRIDLNELMIQHPSATYFVRASGDSMIEGGISDGDLLIVDSSKTAGHGDIVIASVEGEFTVKQLQLRPAIRLNALNKAYAPIFVGCDEVLEIFGVVTWIVKAAG from the coding sequence ATGTTTATTCAACCAGCGGAACTGCGTCCGATCGTTTTGCTGCCTTTATTCAGCGATCTGGTTCAGTGCGGTTTTCCATCCCCCGCGCAGGACTATGTCGAGCAGCGCATTGACCTCAATGAACTGATGATCCAGCACCCCAGCGCAACCTATTTTGTTCGCGCATCAGGCGATTCAATGATTGAAGGAGGAATTAGCGATGGGGATTTACTGATAGTAGACAGCTCAAAGACCGCAGGGCATGGGGATATTGTTATCGCCTCCGTCGAAGGTGAGTTTACGGTAAAACAGCTACAGTTGCGCCCGGCCATCCGTTTAAATGCGCTCAATAAAGCCTACGCGCCCATCTTCGTCGGCTGTGACGAGGTACTGGAGATATTTGGTGTCGTCACATGGATTGTTAAAGCGGCGGGCTGA
- a CDS encoding YcgN family cysteine cluster protein — protein MSNLPFWQSKTLDEMSDAEWESLCDGCGQCCLHKLMDEDTDEIYFTNVACRQLNIKTCQCRNYERRFEYEPDCIKLTRDNLPTFEWLPHTCAYRLLAEGKDLPAWHPLLSGSKAAMHGERISVRHIAVRESEVSDWQDHILNKPDWAQ, from the coding sequence ATGAGCAATTTACCCTTCTGGCAGAGCAAAACCCTTGACGAAATGTCCGACGCAGAGTGGGAATCGCTGTGTGACGGCTGCGGACAATGCTGTTTGCATAAGCTGATGGATGAAGATACCGATGAGATCTACTTCACTAATGTCGCCTGCCGCCAGCTCAATATTAAAACCTGCCAGTGCCGTAACTATGAGCGTCGTTTCGAGTACGAGCCGGATTGTATCAAGCTAACCCGTGATAATCTGCCAACCTTCGAATGGCTGCCGCATACCTGCGCCTATCGCTTACTGGCAGAAGGGAAAGATTTACCGGCCTGGCATCCGCTGTTAAGCGGTTCAAAAGCCGCGATGCACGGCGAACGTATTTCAGTTCGCCATATTGCGGTACGTGAGTCTGAAGTGAGCGACTGGCAGGACCATATCCTCAATAAACCGGACTGGGCGCAGTAA
- a CDS encoding YcgL domain-containing protein produces the protein MFCVIYRSIRREQTYLYVEKKDDFSRVPPELMDGFGKPQLTMLLPLDGRKKLAGADLQKVKQALTEQGYYLQLPPPPENLLKQHLELAGKK, from the coding sequence ATGTTTTGTGTGATCTACAGAAGTATCCGACGCGAGCAGACCTATTTGTATGTTGAAAAAAAGGACGATTTTTCACGCGTGCCGCCAGAACTGATGGACGGTTTTGGTAAACCTCAGCTCACTATGCTGCTGCCGCTCGATGGCCGCAAAAAATTAGCCGGGGCTGATTTACAAAAAGTGAAACAGGCATTAACTGAGCAGGGCTATTATTTACAGCTCCCGCCGCCGCCTGAGAATTTACTGAAGCAACATCTGGAATTGGCAGGCAAAAAATAA
- the rnd gene encoding ribonuclease D — MITTNDALLTLCEEARHVPAIALDTEFVRTRTYHPQLGLLQLFDGQRVTLIDPLGITDWSPVRELLQNQNVTKFLHAGSEDLEVFLKEFGVMPQPFIDTQILAAFCGRPGSWGFAPMVEEFTGLKLDKSESRTDWLARPLTERQCDYAAADVWYLLPIAHQLLAETERAGWLAAALDECELMKKRRQESVDPQEAWRDVTNAWQLRPRQLACLQLLAAWRLNKARDRDMAVNFVVREEHLWTVARYMPGSLGELSSLGLSGSEIRFHGKALLALVEKAQAIADEDLPQPLLNLMDMPGYRKVFKDIKAIVQEISAVKGLSAELLASRRQINQLLNWHWKLKTPAALPELISGWRGELMREPLETLLAKYPRS; from the coding sequence ATGATCACCACTAATGACGCGCTGCTCACCCTGTGTGAAGAGGCGCGCCACGTTCCGGCAATCGCGCTGGACACCGAGTTTGTCCGCACTCGCACTTACCATCCACAGTTAGGCCTGCTGCAATTATTTGACGGACAGCGCGTAACGCTGATTGATCCGCTGGGGATCACCGACTGGTCGCCGGTACGCGAGTTATTGCAAAACCAAAACGTCACTAAATTTCTGCATGCCGGTAGTGAAGATCTGGAAGTTTTTCTGAAAGAGTTCGGCGTGATGCCGCAGCCCTTTATCGACACCCAGATCCTGGCCGCCTTTTGCGGTCGCCCGGGATCGTGGGGCTTTGCGCCAATGGTCGAAGAGTTTACCGGTCTGAAGCTGGACAAAAGCGAGTCGCGTACCGACTGGCTGGCGCGTCCGCTGACCGAGCGACAATGTGATTATGCTGCGGCTGATGTCTGGTATCTGCTGCCCATCGCCCACCAGCTGCTGGCCGAAACCGAACGTGCTGGCTGGCTTGCCGCGGCGCTGGATGAATGCGAGCTAATGAAAAAGCGTCGTCAGGAGAGTGTTGACCCGCAAGAGGCATGGCGTGATGTTACTAATGCATGGCAATTGCGCCCTCGTCAGCTGGCGTGTTTACAACTGCTGGCCGCGTGGCGACTGAATAAAGCGCGCGATCGCGACATGGCCGTCAACTTCGTGGTCCGGGAAGAGCATCTGTGGACAGTGGCGCGCTATATGCCGGGCAGTCTCGGTGAACTGAGCAGTCTCGGTCTTTCAGGCAGCGAAATTCGTTTTCATGGCAAAGCGCTGCTGGCGCTGGTTGAAAAAGCACAGGCGATTGCGGATGAAGACTTACCGCAGCCACTGCTGAATCTGATGGATATGCCCGGTTATCGTAAAGTCTTCAAAGATATTAAAGCGATAGTGCAGGAGATCAGCGCGGTGAAAGGCTTGAGTGCTGAACTGCTGGCGTCGCGCCGGCAGATTAACCAGCTGCTAAACTGGCACTGGAAGCTGAAAACGCCTGCGGCGCTGCCCGAGCTGATTTCTGGCTGGCGTGGTGAATTAATGCGCGAGCCACTTGAGACGTTGCTGGCGAAGTATCCGCGCAGCTAA
- a CDS encoding general stress protein, whose amino-acid sequence MAEHRGGSGNFKDDPQKASEAGKKGGKSGGGSGGNFKDDPQKASEAGKKGGQSSGKK is encoded by the coding sequence ATGGCTGAACATCGTGGTGGTTCTGGTAATTTTAAAGATGATCCGCAGAAAGCGTCTGAAGCCGGCAAGAAAGGCGGAAAGAGCGGCGGCGGTAGCGGCGGTAACTTTAAAGATGACCCGCAAAAAGCGTCTGAAGCCGGTAAAAAAGGCGGACAGAGCAGCGGTAAAAAGTAA
- a CDS encoding YoaK family small membrane protein, with translation MRLGIAFPIVIFFVAVAFLTWFIGGGYATPGS, from the coding sequence GTGAGATTAGGTATCGCTTTTCCCATCGTGATCTTTTTTGTCGCCGTCGCTTTTCTGACGTGGTTCATTGGCGGCGGCTACGCGACGCCCGGCTCATAA
- the minC gene encoding septum site-determining protein MinC — protein sequence MSNTPIELKGSSFTLSVVHLHEAKPEVIRQALEDKIAQAPAFLRHAPVVVNVSTLDVPFNWLPIQQAITATGLRIIGVSGCKDPALKAEIDRAGFPLLTEGKEKVIRPVPADEPPAPAVVTPVTKTRLIDVPVRSGQRVYAPQCDLIVTSNVSAGAELIADGNIHVYGMMRGRVLAGASGDREAQIFCTHLTAELISIAGEYWLSDQIPAEFYGKAARLRLANDALSIEPLE from the coding sequence ATGTCAAACACGCCAATCGAACTTAAAGGAAGTAGTTTCACCTTATCAGTGGTTCATTTGCATGAGGCAAAGCCGGAAGTTATTCGTCAGGCGTTAGAAGACAAAATCGCCCAGGCACCGGCGTTTTTACGCCATGCCCCGGTGGTCGTTAACGTGAGTACACTGGACGTGCCCTTTAACTGGCTGCCTATTCAGCAAGCAATCACTGCAACAGGTTTACGTATTATCGGCGTGAGCGGTTGTAAGGACCCTGCACTTAAAGCAGAAATAGACAGAGCGGGTTTTCCTCTTCTTACTGAGGGTAAGGAAAAAGTTATTCGGCCGGTCCCGGCAGATGAACCACCCGCCCCCGCGGTCGTGACGCCCGTCACAAAAACACGGCTAATTGATGTTCCCGTTCGTTCTGGTCAGCGCGTCTATGCACCACAATGTGATTTAATTGTGACAAGCAACGTCAGCGCAGGTGCAGAATTAATTGCCGACGGAAATATCCATGTTTATGGCATGATGAGAGGTCGTGTTCTCGCAGGTGCCAGCGGTGACAGAGAAGCACAAATATTTTGTACGCACCTGACGGCGGAATTAATTTCTATCGCAGGTGAATACTGGCTGAGCGATCAAATACCAGCCGAATTTTACGGCAAAGCCGCGCGCTTACGTCTGGCGAATGATGCTTTGTCGATCGAACCCTTAGAGTAA
- the minE gene encoding cell division topological specificity factor MinE has protein sequence MALLDFFLSRKKNTANIAKERLQIIVAERRRSDAEPHYLPQLKRDILEVICRYVQIDPEMVTVQLEQKGDDISILELNVTLPEAEESK, from the coding sequence ATGGCATTACTCGACTTTTTTCTGTCACGGAAAAAGAATACGGCTAATATCGCGAAAGAGCGATTACAGATTATTGTTGCAGAACGTCGCCGTAGTGACGCCGAGCCGCACTACCTGCCGCAGCTGAAACGCGATATTCTGGAAGTGATTTGCCGCTACGTGCAGATCGACCCTGAAATGGTCACCGTGCAACTGGAACAGAAGGGAGATGATATTTCCATTCTGGAACTGAACGTCACTCTGCCTGAAGCGGAAGAGTCAAAGTAG
- the fadD gene encoding long-chain-fatty-acid--CoA ligase FadD, which yields MKKVWLNRYPADVPAEINPDRYHTLIELFEHSVARYADQPAFVNMGEVMTFRKLEERSRAFAAWLQQGLGMKKGDRVALMMPNLLQYPVALFGILRAGMTVVNVNPLYTPRELEHQLNDSGATAIVIVSNFAHTLEKVVDKTQVKHVILTRMGDQLSPGKGTLVNFVVKYVKRLVPKYHLPDAISFRSALHNGYRLQYVKPDLVPDDLAFLQYTGGTTGVAKGAMLTHRNMLANLEQVNATYGPLLHRGTELVITALPLYHIFALTMNCLLFIELGGQNVLITNPRDIPGLVKELAKYPFTAMTGVNTLFNALLNNKDFQQLDFSTLHLSAGGGMPVQQAVAERWVKLTGQYLLEGYGLTECSPLVSVNPHDIDYHSGSIGLPVPSTEVKLVDDEDNEVAAGEAGELCIKGPQVMLGYWQRPDATDEIIKDGWLHTGDIAVMDDEGFLRIVDRKKDMILVSGFNVYPNEIEDIVMQHPGVLEVAAVGVPSGSSGEAVKIFVVKKENSLSEESLIAFCRRQLTGYKVPKQVEFRTELPKSNVGKILRRELRDEARSNVDNKA from the coding sequence TTGAAAAAGGTTTGGCTAAACCGTTATCCCGCCGACGTTCCGGCGGAGATCAATCCTGACCGTTATCACACCCTGATTGAACTGTTTGAACACTCAGTTGCACGCTACGCCGATCAACCTGCCTTTGTGAATATGGGTGAGGTGATGACCTTCCGCAAGCTGGAGGAGCGTAGCCGGGCCTTCGCCGCCTGGCTCCAGCAGGGGCTGGGCATGAAAAAGGGCGATCGTGTCGCGCTGATGATGCCCAATCTGCTGCAATATCCGGTCGCCCTGTTTGGCATTCTGCGCGCCGGCATGACGGTGGTTAACGTCAATCCCCTGTATACGCCACGCGAACTGGAACATCAGCTGAATGACAGCGGCGCAACGGCCATTGTCATCGTTTCCAACTTTGCCCACACGCTGGAAAAAGTCGTTGATAAGACTCAGGTAAAGCATGTCATCCTGACCCGCATGGGCGATCAGCTCTCGCCTGGCAAAGGCACGCTGGTCAATTTCGTGGTCAAATACGTCAAGCGGCTGGTACCGAAATACCATCTGCCGGATGCTATCTCGTTTCGCAGCGCCCTGCATAACGGCTATCGACTCCAGTACGTTAAGCCCGATCTGGTGCCGGACGACCTGGCGTTCCTGCAATATACCGGCGGCACTACCGGCGTGGCGAAAGGCGCTATGCTCACCCACCGTAATATGCTGGCGAACCTGGAACAGGTTAACGCGACTTACGGGCCGCTGCTGCATCGCGGTACTGAGCTGGTTATTACTGCGCTCCCGCTGTATCACATCTTTGCGCTTACCATGAATTGCCTGCTGTTTATTGAGCTGGGTGGGCAAAACGTATTGATAACCAACCCGCGTGATATTCCCGGGCTGGTGAAAGAGCTGGCGAAATATCCGTTCACTGCCATGACCGGTGTAAATACCCTTTTCAACGCGCTGCTGAACAACAAAGATTTCCAGCAGCTCGATTTCTCTACTCTGCATCTTTCTGCGGGCGGCGGAATGCCGGTCCAGCAGGCGGTGGCAGAGCGCTGGGTGAAATTAACCGGGCAATATTTGCTGGAAGGGTACGGCCTGACCGAATGCTCTCCTCTGGTAAGCGTAAATCCACACGATATTGATTATCACAGCGGCAGTATCGGCCTGCCCGTGCCCTCTACTGAAGTGAAGCTGGTGGATGATGAGGACAACGAAGTGGCGGCTGGCGAAGCAGGCGAGCTGTGCATTAAAGGTCCGCAGGTGATGCTCGGCTACTGGCAGCGCCCGGATGCCACTGATGAAATCATCAAAGATGGCTGGCTGCACACCGGTGATATCGCCGTAATGGATGATGAAGGCTTCCTGCGCATTGTCGATCGCAAGAAAGACATGATCCTGGTATCCGGTTTTAACGTGTACCCCAACGAAATCGAAGACATCGTGATGCAGCATCCCGGTGTGCTGGAAGTGGCGGCGGTCGGGGTACCGTCCGGCAGCAGCGGCGAAGCGGTAAAGATTTTCGTGGTCAAAAAAGAGAACAGTCTCAGCGAAGAGTCGCTGATCGCTTTCTGCCGCCGCCAGTTAACCGGTTACAAAGTGCCAAAACAGGTAGAGTTTCGTACCGAGCTGCCAAAATCGAACGTCGGTAAAATTTTGCGGCGAGAACTGCGTGACGAAGCGCGTAGTAATGTGGACAATAAAGCCTGA
- a CDS encoding fumarylacetoacetate hydrolase family protein — protein MYQHHNWQGALLDYPVSKVVCVGSNYAKHIKEMGSATPEEPVLFIKPETALCDLRQPLSLLQGHGSVHHEVELAVLIGATLRQASEEHVAKAIAGYGVALDLTLRDVQGKMKKAGQPWEKAKGFDNSCPLSGFIPAAEFSGDPQDTPLGLKINGEVRQQGTTADMIHKIIPLIAYMSRFFTLKAGDVILTGTPEGVGPLHSGDELEVSFNGHSLTTRVL, from the coding sequence ATGTATCAACATCATAACTGGCAGGGCGCTCTGCTGGATTACCCGGTTAGTAAAGTGGTCTGTGTGGGCAGTAATTATGCTAAGCACATTAAAGAAATGGGCAGCGCCACGCCGGAAGAGCCGGTGCTGTTCATTAAGCCTGAAACCGCGCTGTGCGATCTGCGCCAGCCATTGTCGTTGCTCCAGGGGCACGGCTCAGTGCATCATGAAGTAGAGCTGGCGGTGCTTATCGGTGCCACGCTGCGTCAGGCGTCAGAAGAACACGTTGCCAAAGCGATTGCAGGCTACGGGGTGGCACTCGATCTTACGCTGCGCGACGTGCAGGGAAAAATGAAAAAGGCGGGGCAGCCCTGGGAAAAAGCTAAAGGGTTTGATAACTCCTGCCCACTTTCGGGATTTATTCCGGCCGCCGAATTCAGCGGTGACCCGCAGGACACCCCGCTGGGCCTGAAAATTAACGGCGAAGTGCGCCAGCAGGGCACGACGGCGGATATGATCCATAAAATTATTCCGCTTATCGCCTATATGAGCCGCTTTTTCACCCTGAAAGCCGGAGATGTGATATTAACCGGCACGCCAGAAGGCGTGGGGCCGTTGCACAGCGGCGATGAACTTGAGGTCAGTTTCAACGGTCATTCTTTGACTACGCGTGTGTTGTAA